From Nicotiana tabacum cultivar K326 chromosome 15, ASM71507v2, whole genome shotgun sequence, the proteins below share one genomic window:
- the LOC142169588 gene encoding uncharacterized protein LOC142169588 translates to MPTEKLAKWQILLGEFDIVYITQKAIKGQDLADHLAENLVDGDYEPLTTYFPDEEVLFGGEDITESYPGWKMFFDGAENFKGVGIGAVLILGSRQHYPASAKIRFSCTNNMAEYEACILGIRMAINISIKELLVRDSDLLIHQVQEEWSTKNVKMLPYLHNMKELCKKFTKIEFMHVHKIQNKFADALATLSSMIQNPNKNYIDPIEVETKDQHAYCLCG, encoded by the coding sequence ATGCCTACTGAGAAGCTAGCTAAATGGCAAATTCTCCTCGGTGAATTTGACATCGTGTACATAACTCAGAAGGCTATCAAAGGACAAGATTTAGCTGACCACCTCGCCGAGAATCTAGTGGATGGGGATTATGAACCACTTACCAcgtatttccctgatgaagaagtaCTATTTGGTGGGGAGGATATTACAGAATCATACCCTGGATGGAagatgttttttgatggagcagaAAACTTCAAAGGAGTCGGGATTGGGGCAGTCCTGATTTTGGGATCTAGACAACACTATCCAGCATCGGCAAAGATAAGATTCTcgtgtaccaataatatggctgaatacgaggcatgcatccTTGGAATCAGAATGGCAATCAACATAAGCATCAAAGAACTTTTGGTCAGAGATTCCGATCTGTTGATCCACCAAGTCCAAGAAGAATGGTCAACCAAGAATGTCAAGATGCTGCCGTACCTGCACAACATGAAGGAGTTGTGCAAGAAGTTCACAAAAATAGAGTTCATGCATGTCCACAAAATTCAAAATAAGTTCGCAGACGCCCTTGcaactttgtcatccatgattcAAAATCCAAACAAGAACTACATCGATCCTATCGAGGTAGAAACCAAGGATCAACATGCCTATTGCTTATGTGGATGA